In Agromyces sp. 3263, a single genomic region encodes these proteins:
- a CDS encoding ComF family protein: MAADSLRRVQVFARDALLDACALLVPVSCAGCGAPDRSVCADCVGALRPRPEVVTRDGISAWAALEYGGVVAQVVTAYKDSSRTDAAAPLARALHAALAEAVAGRPAGALEVCAVPSTPAAMRARGYAPVDALLARCGIRPSSVLRLARDRRDQAGLGAEARRANAHGALEARRRLDERRFVLVDDVLTTGATIAEAARAVTAAGGAIDAVVVLAQTPLRRSGPSSESRQPLRDIGSADDYGGRTGVVDPPFRSG, encoded by the coding sequence GTGGCCGCCGACTCGCTCCGCCGCGTGCAGGTGTTCGCCCGCGACGCGCTGCTCGACGCGTGCGCCCTCCTCGTGCCGGTTTCGTGCGCCGGATGCGGCGCCCCCGACCGCTCGGTCTGCGCAGACTGCGTCGGTGCCCTCCGGCCGAGGCCCGAGGTCGTGACGCGGGACGGCATCTCGGCGTGGGCGGCGCTCGAGTACGGCGGCGTGGTGGCGCAGGTGGTCACCGCCTACAAGGACTCCTCCCGAACGGATGCCGCGGCGCCACTCGCCCGGGCGCTGCACGCTGCCCTCGCCGAGGCCGTCGCCGGCCGGCCCGCCGGTGCCCTCGAGGTGTGCGCCGTGCCGTCGACCCCGGCCGCCATGCGCGCCCGCGGGTATGCGCCCGTCGACGCGCTGCTCGCTCGCTGCGGCATCCGCCCGTCGTCCGTGCTGCGCCTCGCGCGCGATCGCCGCGACCAGGCCGGCCTCGGCGCCGAGGCGCGCCGGGCCAACGCCCACGGGGCCCTCGAGGCCCGGCGTCGCCTCGACGAACGCCGGTTCGTGCTGGTCGACGACGTGCTCACGACGGGCGCGACGATCGCCGAAGCCGCCCGCGCCGTGACCGCCGCAGGCGGCGCGATCGACGCCGTGGTCGTGCTCGCGCAGACCCCGCTGCGCAGATCCGGGCCCAGTTCCGAATCTCGGCAACCTCTCCGTGACATCGGGAGCGCGGACGACTACGGTGGCAGGACAGGCGTGGTCGATCCACCCTTCAGATCCGGGTGA
- a CDS encoding GerMN domain-containing protein, protein MRSRILTATSAALVAALALAGCASIPSSGPVQPGEPVVAEAPNDFDILADPPAKGASQAQILDGFLNAAQSPRENYQIAREYLTDAFADEWEPGAAATVDVLAEREVGVVDPTAMRVEATPAALLRDNGQYEEPASRTPIPFDYRFEQVDGEWRISSAPQGILIDQGEFTQVFRDYTLYFLDPTGRYLVPDVRWYAGRDSAQTTIVQGLLAGAADWLAPGVVSAFPEGVQLEPASVPVEGGVASVSLAGAAFDDLGTVQRMQAQLDASLIGVRNITRVDLTLNGVDPDVPEPARRPSKSPRVDPRTVVFDGETFGYLAASGESIDPIPGISESVAALLPLGASVGIGAESAAVRSPEGVFLVRAGEETKPLDLRANLVVPAIDGQGIVWSVPADHPDQLMWFAPDGTTGQVAVPWSGSSIASIEVSRDSTRLLAILADGGRTRFVVAAIERGDDGLPSEQGLGQLVLNLADVTGTPLDVAWLDSSTVSSVTGLSDGATRLVIQELGGISRERGGPEAGIQVDGGNADLRVLTAAGDLDVQVGVGWQARAVGISFVASQLP, encoded by the coding sequence GTGCGTAGCAGGATTCTCACCGCGACATCCGCCGCACTCGTCGCAGCACTCGCGCTGGCCGGCTGCGCCTCCATCCCGAGTTCGGGTCCCGTCCAGCCGGGCGAACCCGTCGTCGCCGAAGCCCCGAACGACTTCGACATCCTCGCCGACCCGCCCGCCAAGGGAGCGAGCCAGGCGCAGATCCTCGACGGGTTCCTCAACGCGGCACAGAGCCCGCGGGAGAACTACCAGATCGCGCGGGAGTACCTCACCGACGCGTTCGCCGACGAGTGGGAGCCGGGCGCGGCTGCGACCGTCGACGTGCTCGCCGAACGGGAGGTGGGCGTGGTCGACCCGACGGCGATGCGCGTCGAGGCCACCCCGGCCGCGCTGCTGCGCGACAACGGGCAGTACGAGGAGCCGGCGTCGCGGACGCCCATCCCGTTCGACTACCGGTTCGAGCAGGTCGACGGGGAGTGGCGCATCTCGAGCGCGCCGCAGGGCATCCTCATCGACCAGGGCGAGTTCACGCAGGTCTTCCGCGACTACACGCTGTACTTCCTCGATCCGACCGGGCGCTACCTGGTGCCCGACGTGCGTTGGTATGCCGGGCGAGACTCGGCGCAGACGACCATCGTGCAGGGACTGCTGGCCGGAGCGGCGGACTGGCTTGCTCCCGGGGTCGTCTCCGCGTTCCCCGAGGGCGTGCAGCTCGAGCCGGCCTCCGTCCCCGTCGAAGGCGGCGTGGCGAGCGTGTCGCTCGCGGGCGCGGCGTTCGACGACCTCGGCACCGTGCAGCGCATGCAGGCGCAGCTCGATGCCAGCCTGATCGGCGTGCGCAACATCACGAGGGTCGACCTCACGCTGAACGGCGTCGACCCCGACGTGCCCGAGCCGGCGCGCCGCCCGTCGAAGTCGCCGCGCGTCGACCCGCGCACCGTCGTCTTCGACGGGGAGACGTTCGGCTACCTCGCGGCGTCGGGGGAGTCCATCGACCCCATCCCCGGCATCTCGGAGTCCGTCGCCGCCCTGCTTCCCCTCGGTGCCTCCGTGGGGATCGGCGCCGAATCCGCGGCGGTGCGGTCGCCGGAAGGGGTGTTCCTCGTCCGCGCCGGTGAGGAGACGAAGCCGCTCGATCTGCGCGCCAACCTGGTCGTGCCCGCCATCGACGGCCAGGGCATCGTCTGGTCGGTGCCCGCCGATCACCCCGATCAGCTCATGTGGTTCGCGCCCGACGGCACGACCGGCCAGGTCGCCGTGCCCTGGAGCGGCTCCTCGATCGCGTCCATCGAGGTGTCGCGCGACTCCACGCGACTCCTCGCGATCCTCGCCGACGGCGGCCGGACCCGGTTCGTCGTCGCCGCCATCGAACGGGGCGACGACGGCCTGCCCTCCGAGCAGGGGCTCGGGCAGCTCGTGCTGAACCTGGCCGACGTGACGGGGACACCGCTCGACGTGGCGTGGCTCGACTCGAGCACCGTCAGCTCGGTCACCGGGCTCAGCGACGGTGCCACCCGACTGGTGATCCAGGAGCTCGGCGGCATCTCGCGCGAGCGCGGCGGGCCCGAGGCCGGCATCCAGGTCGACGGCGGCAACGCCGATCTCCGGGTCCTCACGGCCGCGGGTGACCTCGACGTGCAGGTCGGCGTCGGCTGGCAGGCGCGCGCGGTCGGCATCAGCTTCGTCGCGTCGCAGCTGCCCTGA
- the mtrB gene encoding MtrAB system histidine kinase MtrB, whose amino-acid sequence MAAADAQSPRAALSWRDVPRRLSVLWRRSLQFRTVIITLGLSGLAILVIGLYISFSVASNLFQANRDAVLEASNNATGAAQSLLSASDASDRASMQKLVADAISTVSSVSGSNDLGLFRAPGQDAVTFAPSDRLSPGLSGVITPELRSQVQDHPDTQYWQSVALPDDEGGTHPGIVVGSDLELPSDAGRYELYIGYDLAEAEQTLAFMQITGMVGAAALLALLSAITLVVVRGVIEPIRATAATSRRLAAGDLGVRMPESGEDELSTLAASFNGMADSLQARIKELAELSVMQQRFVSDVSHELRTPLTTIRLAGDVLYGQREDFPGPTSRTVELLHTQTDRFERLLADLLEISRYDAGSVTLATEPTNLVHLAGDAIESMHQLALEHGTELRLEAPGGHLDAEVDPRRIRRIVRNLLGNAIEHGEGRPIVVAVDSNETAIALSVRDYGMGMTQEEAERVFDRFWRADPSRMRTIGGTGLGLAISLEDAVAHGGTLDVWSKPGAGTVFRLTLPRVPGAEVVSPLPLEPADAGAAGPAPTGAVGAVPTLETGSREVHGA is encoded by the coding sequence ATGGCCGCGGCCGACGCCCAGTCCCCACGCGCCGCCCTCTCGTGGCGCGATGTGCCGCGCCGCCTCTCGGTGCTGTGGCGCCGATCGCTGCAGTTCCGCACCGTCATCATCACGCTCGGGCTGTCGGGCCTCGCGATCCTCGTGATCGGCCTGTACATCTCCTTCAGCGTCGCGTCGAACCTGTTCCAGGCGAATCGCGATGCCGTGCTGGAGGCATCGAACAACGCGACCGGCGCGGCCCAGAGCCTGCTGAGCGCGTCGGATGCCTCGGACCGGGCGTCCATGCAGAAATTGGTGGCCGACGCCATCAGCACCGTCTCGAGCGTCTCGGGCAGCAACGACCTCGGCCTCTTCCGGGCACCCGGCCAGGACGCCGTGACCTTCGCCCCGTCGGACCGGCTGAGCCCAGGGCTCTCCGGCGTGATCACGCCCGAGCTCCGTTCGCAGGTGCAGGATCACCCCGACACCCAGTACTGGCAGTCGGTCGCCCTGCCCGACGATGAGGGCGGCACGCATCCCGGCATCGTCGTCGGGAGCGACCTCGAGTTGCCGTCCGACGCCGGGCGCTACGAGCTGTACATCGGGTATGACCTCGCCGAGGCGGAGCAGACGCTCGCGTTCATGCAGATCACCGGCATGGTGGGCGCCGCCGCCCTGCTCGCCCTCCTCAGCGCGATCACCCTCGTGGTCGTGCGCGGCGTCATCGAGCCCATCCGGGCGACCGCCGCCACCAGCCGACGGCTCGCCGCCGGCGACCTCGGCGTGCGCATGCCCGAGAGCGGCGAGGACGAGCTCTCGACGCTCGCGGCGTCCTTCAACGGCATGGCCGACAGCCTGCAGGCGCGCATCAAGGAACTGGCCGAGCTCTCCGTCATGCAGCAGCGGTTCGTCTCCGACGTGTCGCACGAGCTGCGCACGCCGCTGACGACCATCCGGCTCGCCGGCGACGTGCTCTACGGGCAGCGCGAGGACTTCCCCGGCCCGACCTCGCGCACGGTGGAGCTCCTGCACACCCAGACCGACCGGTTCGAGCGGCTGCTCGCCGACCTCCTCGAGATCAGCCGGTACGACGCCGGATCCGTCACGCTTGCGACCGAGCCGACCAACCTCGTGCACCTCGCGGGCGATGCGATCGAGTCGATGCACCAGCTTGCCCTCGAACACGGCACCGAGCTCCGCCTCGAGGCACCCGGCGGGCACCTCGACGCCGAGGTCGACCCGCGACGCATCCGACGGATCGTGCGGAACCTGCTCGGCAACGCGATCGAGCACGGCGAGGGTCGCCCCATCGTGGTGGCGGTCGACAGCAACGAGACCGCGATCGCGCTCTCGGTGCGCGACTACGGCATGGGCATGACGCAGGAGGAGGCCGAGCGGGTGTTCGACCGGTTCTGGCGTGCCGATCCCAGCCGCATGCGGACGATCGGCGGCACCGGCCTCGGCCTCGCGATCTCGTTGGAGGACGCGGTCGCCCACGGCGGAACCCTCGATGTGTGGTCGAAGCCCGGCGCGGGCACGGTCTTCCGGCTGACGCTGCCACGGGTGCCGGGTGCCGAGGTGGTCTCGCCGTTGCCGCTCGAACCTGCCGATGCCGGCGCCGCGGGTCCCGCTCCGACCGGGGCCGTGGGCGCCGTGCCGACGCTCGAGACGGGGTCCAGGGAGGTGCACGGTGCGTAG
- the mtrA gene encoding MtrAB system response regulator MtrA has product MTPRVLVVDDDTALAEMIGIVLRTEGFDPVFCADGTGALAAFRETKPDLVLLDLMLPGMDGIEVCGRIRAESGTPIIMLTAKTDTADVVKGLESGADDYMVKPFNPKELVARIRTRLRPAPDPVVETLGVGDLTIDAAGHEVRRGDQRINLTPLEFDLLLTLASKPQQVFTREMLLEQVWGYHYKADTRLVNVHVQRLRAKVEHDPDNPRIVMTVRGVGYRAGATT; this is encoded by the coding sequence ATGACCCCACGCGTACTCGTCGTCGACGACGACACGGCCCTCGCGGAGATGATCGGCATCGTGCTGCGCACCGAGGGCTTCGACCCGGTGTTCTGCGCCGACGGCACCGGTGCGCTCGCCGCCTTCCGGGAGACGAAGCCCGATCTCGTCCTGCTCGACCTCATGCTCCCCGGCATGGACGGCATCGAGGTGTGCGGCCGCATCCGGGCGGAGTCGGGCACGCCGATCATCATGCTCACGGCGAAGACCGACACCGCCGACGTCGTCAAGGGCCTCGAGTCGGGCGCCGACGACTACATGGTCAAGCCCTTCAACCCGAAGGAGCTCGTCGCCCGCATCCGCACCCGCCTGCGTCCGGCGCCCGACCCGGTCGTGGAGACGCTGGGCGTGGGCGACCTCACGATCGACGCCGCGGGCCACGAGGTACGGCGAGGCGACCAGCGCATCAACCTCACGCCCCTCGAATTCGACCTGCTGCTCACGCTCGCCTCGAAGCCCCAGCAGGTGTTCACGCGCGAGATGCTGCTCGAGCAGGTCTGGGGCTACCACTACAAGGCCGACACGCGGCTGGTGAACGTGCACGTGCAGCGGTTGCGCGCGAAGGTCGAGCACGACCCCGACAATCCGCGCATCGTCATGACCGTGCGCGGGGTCGGCTACCGCGCCGGCGCGACCACCTAG
- a CDS encoding glycerophosphoryl diester phosphodiesterase membrane domain-containing protein: MPPSAPPQPPSAPLQQGYGPPPGYTVPPPGYAPQQAAGWVPPPKPGLLPLRPLGFGTLMWAPFRTLRRNPAPTFGSGLIVQLVSAAAAAAVIVPFFGLTFSRLEGATGADADAILSGAVGGFLLLSLVPVLLSIVASAFLQGVMVVDVATGTVGDRLGFGALWRRAAARIWPLIGWTLLVAVALLVAFGVVAGEVVLAAVSTSSPIGLVVGIVVGLLLGLGLLVVAFWIGVKLAIVPSIIVLEQVGIRAAVARSWRLTDGAYWRTFGVLVLVAVILNVAAQVVVQPVSLVGTILAVLIDPSGTGAALAVTVITTIVTLVLSLLIGAITAVVQAALVAVIYIDLRMRREGLDLELERYVELREAGQEAEDPYRVPVESAPRGSEPPAAWS; the protein is encoded by the coding sequence ATGCCTCCGTCCGCACCGCCGCAGCCTCCGTCCGCGCCGCTCCAGCAGGGCTACGGACCGCCGCCCGGCTACACGGTCCCGCCGCCCGGGTACGCGCCGCAGCAGGCAGCCGGATGGGTGCCCCCGCCAAAGCCCGGGCTCCTCCCCCTGCGACCCCTCGGGTTCGGCACCCTGATGTGGGCGCCGTTCCGCACGCTCCGGCGCAACCCCGCGCCGACGTTCGGCAGCGGACTGATCGTGCAGCTCGTCTCCGCGGCGGCGGCGGCGGCCGTGATCGTGCCGTTCTTCGGGCTGACCTTCTCGAGGCTCGAGGGCGCGACCGGCGCCGATGCCGACGCCATCCTCTCGGGCGCGGTCGGCGGCTTCCTGCTCCTGTCGCTCGTGCCCGTGCTCCTCTCGATCGTCGCGAGCGCGTTCCTGCAGGGGGTCATGGTCGTCGACGTGGCAACGGGCACGGTCGGCGACCGCCTCGGGTTCGGTGCGCTGTGGCGCCGGGCGGCCGCGCGCATCTGGCCGCTGATCGGGTGGACCCTCCTGGTCGCCGTGGCGCTCCTGGTCGCCTTCGGCGTGGTGGCCGGCGAGGTCGTCCTCGCCGCCGTCTCGACCTCGTCGCCGATCGGGCTCGTGGTCGGCATCGTCGTCGGCCTCCTCCTCGGCCTCGGCCTCCTCGTGGTGGCCTTCTGGATCGGGGTGAAGCTCGCGATCGTGCCCAGCATCATCGTGCTCGAGCAGGTCGGCATCCGAGCCGCCGTCGCTCGGTCGTGGCGACTCACCGACGGCGCGTACTGGCGCACGTTCGGCGTGCTGGTGCTCGTGGCCGTCATCCTCAACGTGGCCGCGCAGGTGGTCGTGCAGCCGGTCTCGCTCGTCGGCACGATCCTGGCCGTGCTCATCGATCCGTCGGGCACCGGCGCCGCCCTGGCCGTGACGGTGATCACGACGATCGTCACGCTCGTCCTCTCGCTGCTCATCGGGGCCATCACGGCGGTGGTGCAGGCGGCACTCGTCGCCGTGATCTACATCGACCTCCGGATGCGGCGCGAGGGCCTCGACCTCGAACTCGAACGCTACGTCGAGCTTCGCGAGGCGGGGCAGGAGGCCGAAGACCCGTATCGGGTACCGGTCGAGTCGGCGCCGCGTGGAAGCGAACCTCCGGCCGCGTGGTCCTGA
- a CDS encoding DUF4129 domain-containing protein, with protein sequence MVLTLLFEPLDPDAPEARRWLEDELAKPEYRSAQPTPFDLAMQQVRDWFVSLFEGAVGIPAPLLVLLLVIAVVLVVLIGLLVFGLPRLRRRQRPPAPLFDDDDRRDLTALRAAAAAAAESGDWPLAIEERYRAIVRGAVDRDLVQVHPGTTARGVAVAASTPFPDHAESLRSAASEFDAVRYLGRSGSRARYEELVQLDLALAAATPADAGRAAMAAPR encoded by the coding sequence GTGGTCCTGACCCTCCTGTTCGAGCCACTCGATCCCGACGCGCCCGAGGCGCGTCGGTGGCTCGAGGACGAGCTCGCGAAACCCGAGTACCGGAGCGCCCAGCCGACACCGTTCGACCTCGCCATGCAGCAGGTCCGTGACTGGTTCGTGAGCCTCTTCGAAGGAGCCGTCGGCATTCCGGCGCCCCTCCTCGTGCTGCTCCTCGTCATCGCGGTGGTGCTCGTCGTGCTGATCGGCCTGCTCGTGTTCGGCCTGCCGCGCCTCCGTCGACGGCAGCGGCCGCCCGCGCCGCTCTTCGACGACGACGATCGTCGCGACCTGACCGCGTTGCGGGCGGCTGCCGCTGCGGCGGCGGAGTCGGGCGACTGGCCACTCGCCATCGAAGAGCGGTACCGAGCGATCGTGCGCGGTGCCGTCGACCGCGACCTCGTGCAGGTGCATCCCGGAACCACTGCGCGGGGCGTGGCCGTCGCAGCGTCGACCCCGTTCCCCGACCACGCGGAGTCGCTGCGGTCCGCCGCCTCGGAGTTCGACGCAGTCCGCTACCTCGGGCGATCGGGATCCCGGGCACGGTACGAGGAGCTGGTGCAGCTCGACCTCGCGCTCGCGGCCGCCACCCCGGCGGATGCCGGCCGTGCGGCAATGGCGGCTCCTCGATGA
- a CDS encoding DUF4350 domain-containing protein — MSVAPPTTTPTGAVTPTIREALRRRRAWIVIGAVLVVGAVVMLVAQGGFRAPEPTLGAGNAAPAGSRALVEVLRQHGVTVTEPHSLDDAVDAARSGATVLLYDEFDVLDGDRLDDLATTADRLVVAEPSFRSLEALAPGVRLAGAASGTIDDVACDLRAAGQARELSDGQRLLTIDADATSAGWTGCFRDAEHGFALATGPGPSGGEIALVGATTVFTNEHISEAGNAALAIGLLGATDEVAWYLPGPADADPSQAPTMAELTPGWVSPVLVLSILVVIAAGVWQGRRFGPLVAERLPVTVRAGETSEGRARLYARSAARGHALDQLRLAAMGRIATTLRLPRAAAADAVSDAAAAATGRDAASVARLLVGAQPAGDRELVDLAAELSRLEDEVAGSVRPHDRDHQHVEDRPHDHGPGSDPNQHPDHPTGRRP; from the coding sequence ATGAGCGTCGCACCTCCCACGACCACGCCGACGGGTGCGGTCACCCCGACCATCCGCGAGGCGCTGCGCCGGCGGCGCGCGTGGATCGTCATCGGTGCGGTGCTCGTGGTGGGTGCGGTCGTCATGCTCGTCGCCCAGGGCGGCTTCCGCGCACCGGAGCCCACGTTGGGCGCCGGCAACGCCGCGCCGGCCGGCTCCAGGGCTCTGGTCGAGGTGCTCCGGCAGCACGGCGTCACCGTGACCGAGCCGCACTCGCTCGATGATGCGGTCGACGCCGCGCGCAGCGGCGCGACCGTGCTCCTCTACGACGAGTTCGACGTGCTCGACGGGGATCGACTCGACGACCTCGCCACGACGGCGGATCGCCTGGTCGTGGCGGAGCCCTCCTTCCGATCCCTCGAGGCGCTCGCGCCAGGCGTCCGGCTCGCCGGGGCCGCGAGCGGGACGATCGACGACGTGGCCTGCGACCTGCGTGCCGCCGGACAGGCCCGCGAGCTCTCCGATGGGCAGCGGCTGCTCACCATCGACGCCGACGCGACCTCTGCCGGGTGGACGGGCTGCTTCCGCGACGCGGAGCACGGCTTCGCGTTGGCGACGGGGCCGGGCCCATCGGGGGGCGAGATCGCCCTGGTGGGCGCCACGACGGTGTTCACGAACGAGCACATCTCCGAGGCCGGCAACGCCGCCCTCGCGATCGGCCTGCTCGGGGCCACCGACGAAGTGGCGTGGTACCTGCCGGGACCCGCCGACGCCGATCCGTCGCAGGCGCCCACGATGGCCGAGCTCACGCCCGGCTGGGTCAGCCCGGTGCTGGTGCTCTCGATCCTCGTGGTGATCGCGGCGGGCGTCTGGCAGGGCCGCCGCTTCGGACCGCTGGTGGCCGAGCGCCTGCCCGTCACGGTCCGCGCCGGCGAGACGAGCGAGGGACGAGCACGGCTGTACGCGCGGAGTGCGGCACGAGGGCACGCGCTCGACCAGCTACGTCTCGCCGCGATGGGGCGCATCGCGACGACGCTGCGCCTGCCGCGTGCGGCCGCCGCCGACGCGGTGTCGGATGCCGCCGCTGCCGCGACCGGCCGCGACGCGGCATCCGTCGCGCGCCTGCTCGTCGGCGCGCAGCCGGCAGGCGACCGCGAGCTCGTCGACCTCGCCGCCGAGCTCTCGCGACTCGAGGACGAGGTGGCCGGCTCGGTGCGGCCGCACGACCGGGACCACCAGCACGTCGAGGACCGCCCGCACGACCACGGCCCAGGCTCCGACCCGAACCAGCACCCCGACCACCCGACAGGAAGGCGACCATGA
- a CDS encoding MoxR family ATPase, translated as MTDAIATTDEELRAALNGVRTEVGKAVVGQDGAVTGLIIALLTRGHVLLEGVPGVAKTLLVRTLSRTLRLDTRRLQFTPDLMPGDVTGSLAYDPRTGDFAFREGPVFTNILLADEINRTPPKTQSALLEAMEERQVSADGVTRPLPDPFMVAATQNPIEYEGTYALPEAQLDRFLMKLVLEVPERDAEVSLLRRHADGFDPHDLGAAGVTPVLGAAELAAARSAAAGVRVSDDVLAYVVDLARATRRSPSMRLGVSPRATTALLAAAKAWAWLTGYDSLTPDHVQAMLLPVWRHRVQLRPEAELEGVSVDAVLRGVVQQVQVPL; from the coding sequence ATGACCGACGCGATCGCGACCACCGACGAGGAGTTGCGGGCGGCGCTGAACGGCGTCCGAACCGAGGTCGGCAAGGCCGTCGTCGGCCAGGACGGCGCCGTCACCGGCCTCATCATCGCCCTGCTCACCCGGGGGCACGTGCTGCTCGAGGGCGTGCCCGGCGTGGCGAAGACGCTGCTCGTGCGCACCCTGAGCCGCACGCTGCGCCTCGACACGCGCCGGCTGCAGTTCACCCCCGACCTCATGCCGGGCGACGTCACCGGATCGCTCGCCTACGACCCGCGCACCGGTGACTTCGCCTTCCGCGAGGGGCCGGTGTTCACGAACATCCTCCTCGCCGACGAGATCAACCGCACGCCGCCCAAGACGCAGTCGGCGCTGCTCGAGGCGATGGAGGAACGCCAGGTGTCGGCCGACGGGGTGACGCGCCCGCTCCCCGACCCGTTCATGGTCGCCGCGACGCAGAACCCCATCGAGTACGAGGGCACCTACGCGCTGCCCGAGGCGCAGCTCGACCGATTCCTCATGAAGCTCGTGCTCGAGGTGCCCGAGCGCGACGCCGAGGTGTCGCTGCTGCGACGCCACGCCGACGGATTCGACCCCCACGACCTCGGAGCGGCGGGCGTGACGCCCGTGCTCGGCGCGGCCGAGCTCGCCGCGGCCCGGTCGGCGGCCGCGGGGGTCCGGGTGTCCGACGACGTGCTGGCCTACGTGGTCGATCTCGCGCGCGCCACCCGACGCAGCCCGTCGATGCGGCTGGGCGTGAGCCCGAGGGCGACGACCGCGCTGCTCGCCGCCGCCAAGGCCTGGGCCTGGCTCACCGGCTACGACTCGCTCACCCCCGACCACGTGCAGGCCATGCTGCTGCCGGTGTGGCGGCACCGCGTGCAGCTGCGGCCCGAGGCGGAACTCGAGGGCGTCTCGGTCGATGCCGTCCTCCGCGGGGTCGTCCAGCAGGTGCAGGTGCCGCTCTGA
- a CDS encoding DUF58 domain-containing protein produces MAVSGRFAILLALGVVPVVAAGLQGADAAWLALIAWLAVSLGAGLVDLSLAASPRRVVLTRVLPDRVRLGETVTAELAVQHVGPRLLRAVVRDGWEPSAGVAGPNRTRLRIPPGERRRMSLQLTPWRRGDRRTEQVTVRAAGPLGLWARQATLASPGRIRVLPPFHSRAHLPSRLTRLRELDGRTPLLIRGQGTEFDSIREYVRGDDVRSIDWRATARHADPEVPGGMRLMVRTWRPERDRRIVIVADTSRTAAARIADEPRLDTAWEASLLLAALATHAGDRVDFLAWDRRVRGRVHGAIGPALLARMVDAMADIEAELIEADWASVPGHVRQVTSRRALVVLLTSADAPGSSRGLLTVLPQLTARHTVVVASVADPSVVAAARERGSLDEVYGAAAAERSRLDADRVGAAMRRLGAITVSAPPQELPPALADAYLELKAAGRL; encoded by the coding sequence ATGGCGGTCTCCGGACGGTTCGCGATCCTCCTCGCGCTCGGCGTCGTGCCCGTCGTGGCAGCCGGCCTCCAGGGGGCGGATGCCGCGTGGCTGGCGCTCATCGCCTGGCTCGCCGTCTCGCTCGGCGCGGGCCTCGTCGATCTGTCGCTCGCGGCCTCGCCGCGCCGCGTCGTCCTGACCCGGGTGCTTCCCGACCGGGTCCGGCTCGGCGAGACCGTCACGGCGGAGCTCGCGGTGCAGCACGTCGGGCCGCGGCTGCTCCGTGCCGTCGTCCGCGACGGCTGGGAACCCTCCGCCGGGGTCGCAGGACCCAACCGAACGCGGCTGCGCATCCCGCCCGGTGAGCGACGGCGGATGTCGCTGCAGCTCACGCCCTGGCGTCGCGGCGACCGACGCACCGAGCAGGTCACCGTCCGCGCTGCCGGCCCATTGGGGTTGTGGGCCCGGCAGGCCACCCTCGCCTCGCCCGGCCGGATCCGGGTGCTGCCGCCCTTCCACTCGCGTGCCCACCTGCCCTCGCGGCTGACGCGCCTGCGCGAGCTCGACGGCCGCACGCCGCTCCTCATCCGCGGCCAGGGCACCGAGTTCGACTCGATCCGCGAGTACGTGCGCGGCGACGACGTGCGCTCGATCGACTGGCGTGCCACCGCACGGCATGCCGATCCCGAGGTGCCCGGCGGCATGCGGCTCATGGTCCGCACGTGGCGCCCCGAACGCGACCGGCGGATCGTGATCGTGGCCGACACCTCGCGCACGGCGGCCGCCAGGATCGCCGACGAGCCGCGCCTCGACACGGCATGGGAGGCGTCGTTGCTGCTGGCGGCACTGGCGACGCACGCCGGCGACCGCGTCGACTTCCTCGCCTGGGACCGGCGAGTGCGCGGTCGGGTGCACGGCGCGATCGGCCCGGCGCTCCTCGCCCGCATGGTCGACGCCATGGCCGACATCGAGGCGGAGCTGATCGAGGCCGATTGGGCATCCGTCCCAGGTCACGTGCGGCAGGTCACGAGCCGGCGGGCACTCGTCGTGCTGCTCACGTCAGCGGATGCCCCGGGCAGCTCACGCGGGCTGCTCACCGTGCTGCCCCAGCTCACGGCACGGCACACGGTCGTGGTGGCATCCGTGGCCGACCCCTCGGTCGTGGCGGCGGCACGCGAGCGGGGATCGCTGGACGAGGTGTACGGCGCCGCGGCCGCCGAGCGCTCGCGGCTCGATGCCGATCGTGTCGGGGCCGCGATGCGACGACTGGGCGCGATCACGGTCTCCGCTCCCCCGCAGGAACTGCCGCCGGCCCTCGCCGACGCCTACCTCGAGCTGAAGGCCGCCGGCCGGCTGTGA